In Streptomyces sp. NBC_00344, the genomic window CGCTGCTGATCGCATCCCGCAGCACATCGTGTTGCGGGCCAAGCCTGAACTGCTCGTCACTCCACCGGTCACGCGGATACAGCCACACCGGCTTGCCTACTAGCTCGGCCGGCTCCCATTCGAATCGCGGCCAGACATGGGCATGCAAGAACGGGTCTGTGTTGCCAAGGATCTCCAGGTTGACCCGGCGGAAGCCGGGGTCCAGCCGCCGGCAGGCCCGCTCAACCGCTTCTCCGAGTTGGTCCATGTTGGACAGAAACGACAGTCGCTTGGCCCTAGGCAGGTCAGATAGCCGTTGAACATCCGGTTCGTCCGCGAGGAGAACTGAATACCCGGGCAGAAACTGAACGTCGCCGATCGCGGCGAAGCCAGAGTCAAGCCGCCGCAGCACAGTCGGATTCTGGCCCCGCAGAGCAGCCCCGATCCTGTCCATCCGCCAGTCACCAGTCATGGCCCGAACCTACCCACAGGTGATCAAGACCTGCTCTTCGCCCCCACCCACCGAGCCGAATAGCGCAGGGTTGAAACACCGACTCTTCCCCAGTCGCACGGTCGCTCGTGCTGCCGCACACCCCATGGATGGTCCGCTGCTGGCTGGCTCTCCGTTCTGACCCGCTACTGCACCTGGAAGTGTTCGCGGGCGTACGCGCGCAGCTCCTTCATGGGCTGCTCAGGTCGTCCGTCAAGGCGGCTGATCAATGCACACGCCAGGTCAACGCAGCGCGTCGACGCCGAGGTCACGGCCGAAGCTCTTCGCCCTGCACAGCACCCTCGCGTTCCAACCGAACCCACGGATCTACCGACCTGAAGCAGACCGGTGTCCCTGCGGGTTCAGGCTGAAGGACCTTCGGTTTCCTTGAACCCACGGGGATCAAAGGGGATCGCCGAGATAAGCTCAAAAGGGGCGGGATGATCTTGAAGCCCCGAGCGCCGGGCCCGTCCCGTATTTCAGAGGGACACCTACGCTGTTCTGCCAGCGACAGAACACCGGCCGGACAGGGCTCGACGATCACTACAGTCCAGTCTCATGACGACGATTACGACGCGTACGGTCGAGTACTCGGCCGACGGTTTGACGATGATCGGGCACCTCGCGCTCCCGGCCGGTGTCGACCGCCGGCCCGCAGTGCTGCTCGGGCCAGAGGGCATGGGGCTCAGCGACGTCGAGTGCCGCCGGGCCGATGCTCTCGCCGAGCTGGGGTATGTAGCGCTGGCCTTCGACCTTCACGGCGGGCGCTATTTGGGTGACCCCGAGGAGATGCTGGCCCGTTGCATGCCACTGCTCGCTGATCCCGACCGGATGCGACGCATCGGCCATGCGGCGCTCGACGAGTTGCGCACCGAAACCCGGACCGACCCCGACCGGACCGCCGCCATCGGCTACGGCACCGGGGTCGGAAGACCCGATCATGCCGCCCGCGCAACGGAACGCGTTCACCGCCGAGATGCAGGCCGCGGGCGTCGACTGGCGCCTCACTGTCTACGGCGGCGCCTTGCACGCCTTCCATCACCCGCCGGTCGACCACCCCTTGGCCCCCGGCGTCGGCTACCACCCACAGCACGCGCAGCGAGCCTGGCGCGACGTCGTCGACTTGCTGGCCGAGTGCCTGCCCGTGACGGAGTTTCCCTGCGGATCCCGCTCATCAGCTGCGATAGGTTGCCCGCCATGACTGAGCTCGGACCCGTTGCCTGGCCACCTTCCCCGATAAGGACCGAACGGCTCGTGCTCCGCGAGTCCGAGGTCCGGGACCGTGCGGCATTCATTGAACTGTTCGCCTTGCCAGAGGTGCGCACCTATCTCGGTGGCCCTCGACCGCGTGACGAGCTCGAACGCGCGGTGCCTGAACTGCCCGGTCGGCGCCCTGGCCTTTTCGTGAT contains:
- a CDS encoding diadenosine tetraphosphate hydrolase, with protein sequence MTGDWRMDRIGAALRGQNPTVLRRLDSGFAAIGDVQFLPGYSVLLADEPDVQRLSDLPRAKRLSFLSNMDQLGEAVERACRRLDPGFRRVNLEILGNTDPFLHAHVWPRFEWEPAELVGKPVWLYPRDRWSDEQFRLGPQHDVLRDAISSELDCLTHG